gacagctcagagcctggagcctcttcagattctgtgcctccctctctctctgcccctccccaactcatgctctgtctccgtctcagaaataaatgaacattataaaaaaaattttttttttaagtagcatcTTCTACCTCTTAAAACTAAAAAGTTCTAGTTACCTTATGTTTTAATCATAAAagtactgaggggcgcctgggcatcatgatctcatggttggtgagttcgagccccacagggctgtactgacagctcagagcctggagcctgctttgaattctgactccctttctctgctcctccccctcgctcgcgctctctctctcgcactttctctctcaaaaagaaacattaaaaagatttttttagtgtattaGTAGGCTAGTGACAGAGCAGTGATAATAGGACCTTATTTGCCCACTGCTGTATTACCAGAAACTGGATTCTCTTTGATTGGCAGGTGATAGGGCCTTGCTATTTATACTGAACAAATTCCCAAGTTAACAGTaatcaatgatactgtaatggcTATTAATGACATCTGAAATAGCAAGGAGATTTACGAACACACTCAATGACAGGTTTGGAAAatcaattattttcattaaacacCCTGCACTTAAATTCTGAATAACCAGTTTTTGCCAGGAAGTTGTTAAAATGAGGCATGGCTGAAAACTGTCATTGGGCTCTTCTGTTGCGTGCACGTGTCTCACTGAATTTTCTACTGATAACCACGCTGGTTATAATGAAAGGTCTCTAAAAGATTTGGGAAATTAACAGAAATTATGCCAGGCAGGAATGGATTCCTGGAATTTTAGAAGCCCTGAATTAAAggtcagacctgggttcaagtccctgtGCTACTGCTCAGCAGCAGCCACGTGGCCTCGAGCATATCTGAAAATGAGACTGTCCCCTAATTTTTGAAAGGGGCCGATCATCTGCTCTCGCCCCCATCACAGCTCCATCGCAAAAATCTGATGACAACAGTGAAGATGCTATTGAAGCTTCTGAAAGTAGCTAGAGATGCTGCCAGAGGCCCGAAAgccttcacctttttttttttttttcatggatcaAACCCCCCATACCCTAATCTCTTTCAGAGCCCCACcaacagaaggaaagaggagCTCCTTTAGACCAGGTGATGCAGCGAAGGTTATGATGTCCTAATTCTTAGCTGTCAACATCAATTACTAAGCACGGTGATCTGCACAGTGTCCTTTGTTGGGAACTCCTCTGGCCCCATCTCTCTCCTATGTTTAATGACAAAGGACCTCTGGTCTCTTCGAACCCTCACTCTTCCCACCCCAGAGAGCACCAATCAACACAAActgctacattttattttcttttgcacatAATGAAAACATTCTACTGATAAAGCAGTTCCAGAACTATTAGTGTTCATTAATCAAGAAGTAAATGAGATCAGAAggcaaacttttcattttttcccaaacATATACCGCAAATTTCACAGAAAAGTTCTAACAACGCATGCAACACGGGCTGGTTTCAACATACAGAGAGCCCAAGCAAAAATGGGGAGTACTGAAGATCCACACGGGTCAGATCAGGAGCAGAGCTCCAGGACACTGGAGTCTACCCAGCCAGTCATTAACCCTGCCCTGCCAATACACATTGGCCCTGTGAAGTTCACTGCCCTCTTGTCAGATTCATATCTGAGCAGTTGTTTCCTCCCATGGTCCAGGCTCATCATTTCCTCCCATCCCAAGGTGGATGATCCACACACAAAAGTCCAGGCAGCTCCAAACCTACTCTCCCAGCTGCGTTTCAGGTGGCATTCTCCACAAACCAGGCTCCAGCTCAAATTCTGTACAAGAAGTTCCCGTTACTGTCAAAGAACTCTCGCCCCCTCTGGACTACTTTGCTGCTGAAGTTCTGGTCACCTGGGTCCTGCGCCTTCAACTCTTCCAGCTTCTTGGCAGTTGGCAATCCATCACCGTCAGCTCGTCTAGAACCCGCACGATCGCTGGTGGAGCACTTCTGCAGCTCTTGCCCGTGACCTAGATCTGCAACAGGCACAGAGTGCTCCCGCTGCGGATCCTGGATTCCTTTATCCCCTCCCTTCTGTCTCCTTGGTGTACTGTGAGTGTTCGATTCTATCACTTTCAAAGCTGTGCTGTGACCCCAGCCTTTGAATGAGGTTTCATCTGCTGGCATCAACGAAGAGCCTGATCCAGAGTGGCTCGCGGAGAGCGGCTTCAAGGAATCCTGAGAACCCGGGAGCTGCCTGAACGAGAGGGCAAGCCCGGGTTTCTTAAGGACTTTTTgatcctgcttcagtttctgctcCAATGTGGGTACGAACTTGCTCTTTAAAACCCTCCGGATCACATGAGTGCTGACACCAAAGCCTTCAGCTAATCTGGGAACTGACCAGGACTCTGCAAATTCTTTACGCAAATATCTATGGAAAAAACAAGCAGGTTTTCAAGTTGTGAAAAAGTCTGCTATCAGAGTACCTAACTGACAATACGAGTTATATTTGTGTGAAAAGAAGAGGGCTTGGAAAAAGCGCGAACACGGTCTCTATCTTGTGCCACCAAATGGCTCTGTTCCGTTCCCATACACTGACAGCAACACCCAACCACTCTTAGGTCACTTTTATTTCACAAGAACTAAACTCCTCCCAATGTGTACCGGGCCCCAGTTAGATCCTGGGGATGCACGAATACTGTCCTTCCTTTCAGAGTACATACAATCTGGCGGTGGAGACAGATATATTAACATACAACACTACTGTGGTAAGGCATAGCAGAGAATGCTGTGAGAGCACCCAGAGGACCCAGGAACAGGCTACCACAACATTTGCCGGGTGGCTCAGGAATTGCTTCAGAAGTCCCTCTAAAAGGCCTAAAAGGATGAAGAGGAGTAAGGATGAAGCtggcagaaagaagagaaagaagagatcaaaggtatttttttttttttaaacgtttctttttgagagagaaaggcagacagagcacgagcagggaacgagtggggaaggggcagagagagagggagacacagaatccaaagcaggctccacgctctgagctgtcagcacagagcctggcacagggcttgaactcatgaaccatgaaatcatgacctgagctgaaatcagacgcttaaccgactgagccacccaggtgccccctcaaaggtttttttttttttaagtcttatttatttaagtaacctctacacccaatgtgcggcttgaactcacaaaccctgaaatcaagagtcgtactcTTttctgaccaagccagccaggcgcccctcaaaggtATTGATGGTAGGGAGAGCAGCACGTAAAATGCAAAACAGCACATCACCATTGTTGGCAACAGCTCAACTTGTCTAACAGTGAGGGCAGAAGCAAGATGATGTCATGCTTCCGACTCTGAAGTTTATCCCAAATCAACAGTGAATcaagggaggattttttttttttaagtgggtatATTCAAAAATAGCAGAaggcaggggcacccgggtggctcggtcggttaagcgtccgactcctgatttcagttcaggtcatgatctcctggttcatgggttcgagccccatggcaggctctgtgctgacagtgcggagcctacttgggattctctctgtccctgtctctgcccctcccccgcttacgcacatgttctctcaaaaataaataaatgaacgttaaaaaaaagaagaattaaaaaaaaacagcaaaagaattGCCGTTCAGGACATCCAAGCTATGGCAAACCACAAGCAGATCCAGGAAGGAGTTTAAGCAGTGGAATGCCATGAGcagcttttcctttttgaagCTCAGTCTAGGGGGTAGTTTTCAGTGGCAACACTAGAAATGGAAGGATCAGCCAAGAGGCTTTCATGGTAATCTAGGCAGTCTGAACTGAGGCAGCCGCaatgaaagcagagaaggaagagagttGAGGAATATTTTAGGAAGGCCAAACGGAAGAACTTGGTAAGGACTAAATAACTGGAGGTAGAAGTAGGCAGAGATTCCAGATTTCAGTTTGAGTGTTTGGTGGGAACATTCAGGGGTACGGGGAAAACAGGAACAAAGTGAAATTGCCAGGGGACAACAATAAATTCTCTCTTGTTGAGTTTGTGATTATGTTCAGTTTGAAGAACCTACGTGACACTCAAACAGGGATGGGCTAGCGCACAGTTGAAGATACACAAGTCAAAAGATAAACACAGACGGGAGACGACAGACTTGGAAGTCACAAGCCAAGACCAATGGTGGCTGAAGCCACGCGAGTGGCTGGCTTTAGGCAGGGAAACATGGGGAGATAAAATGACCCAGGACACAACTCTAAGGGTACCCCaggaaggaaactgagaaaaGGAGTCCTAGAAAGAGAAGTGAGTAGTACCGAGGTCAAgggaagaaagaatctcaagaaAGCAGACTACAGGGTCACACGCTGCAAAAAACGTTAGGGAGGCTAGAGGCTGGAATGGCAGGAATGCCTAGCACTGAGGAAGTCTGATAAGATTTGTGGACAATAGTTTCATTGTTGTAACAAAACAACAAAGGGTAGGCAGCCAAGGACCAAAGGGGTGAGGGAGAACCTTAAGTTGCCGGTAGGTCTCTGGGGAATTAGATACATCTAAGACTAAGTGCACACAGAGGATGGGTCCTAGACAAATGAAGGGCTACCACTTCCCCTGGGATGTAAATAAGGGTGTTAACATCGAGCAAGGAAAATAAGGAGGAAGGCCAAGAAGCTTTAAAGGGctctaggggtgcccgggtggatCACTCGATTAGGCacccgacttcacctcaggtatgatctgagttcgagccccacatcgggctggctctctgctgtcagcacagatcctctgTTGCCCGCCACCTCCCCcttcaagctctctctctcaaaaataaagaaacatttaaagagcTCTTAATTAATGGCCAATTTTTTCTCTGAAGTAAAAGGACGTTTATTAGCCACAGAAGGGGAGGTGACAGGAAGATGTGGAAGAGCAGTCGttccagaaagggaaggaagtggACATGAGAGACGTACTACAGGCTCACAAAATCTCCTTGCTCTATAGAATCCCCTTCATTCTAAGTGTCAGTTTCAGAGTCACTCTGATGGGAACGGGAAATGACACACAACTCACAGAAGGCAACTTAGCAATATTCATCAAAAGGCAAATCCATGTGTCCTTCCACGCAGCAACTCTACTTCTGGGAATGTACACAACAAATACACGTGGAAGGTATGTGGAACGAGGTGTACACGAAGTTACTCATCAGAGTACTATCTGTGATAGCAAGTGAATGCAAACAACCGAAACACACTTCATAAAAGACTGGTTAACTGAATTATgatgtgctggggcgcctggatgcctcGGCCagtagggcatgcaactcttgatctcagggtcccgagtgtgagccctacgttgggcacaaagattacttaaaattaaaaacaaaaattacgaTTTACTATTACTTCTTCAAAAAGGAGCTTTGTCTTCTGAAGAGGAAAGATCTATGAAATGTgtgaaaaggggcacctggctggctgggcCAATGGATCACGAGACTCTTAagctccgggttgtgagttcaagtgccgTGTTGAGtgtaaaaattatgtgaaaataatatcttaaaaaaaaaaacaaaccaaaaactataTGAAAAAAGAAACGTGTAGAACAGTATTTACAGTATTCTGTTTgtgcttaagaaaataaaagtaggggcgcctgggtggctcagttggttaggcgaccgactttggctcaggtcgtgatctcatggtttgtgagttggagccccatgttgggctctgtgctgacagctcagagcctggagcctgcttcggattctgtgtctccccctctctctgtcccctcccctgctcacactctgtgcctctctgtctctcaataataaataaacattaaaaacaattttttttaaacatgaaaaaaaaaaaaaagaaaagaaaacttaatctACATTCACAGTCGCTTGTATTTGCTTAAGGAAACCtgaaaaaaggcacaaaaattcattaaaaatagtcTCACTGAAGACTGGCAGGgattaaaacttctcaatgtgTACAAATAATGTTCTAATTTTGAACTATATGCCACGCATTGTTattcaaaacaaacttaaaacttAAGGGAGCTAAGATTTTAATGATATGGGTTTGCTCTTCCGAAAAACGTACGTAATCTTGTAAGTCCCCATCCCTGACATTAGCTTAAGAACGTCATGACAACTATTTTGAAGTTAAAGGCTGTGAGGTCTACAGCTTACTATTCTAAAATTTCAGCAAAAACGAACCGCGTCCTCATGTTAAAAACTACTAAATTTAGATGACGGGCTTATGCAAATTCACCTATTCTCCTTTTcatttagaaaacttaaaatgataaaaagtaaaCTATTACAATGATTCTCACCGGATCTGCTCCATGGCTTCCCACGTCAGGGTCCTGGGCGGGGCACCCGGCGCCTCCATTTGTCTCCGAATTTTCTGGAATCGGGCGGcttttttctgctgtttcaggGTGCTGGGGGAGAGAACCAATGGCAGAAGCCAAGCGTGGGAGCGAAACGGGTGGCTGAAGAGCCTCGCGCTAAATCACAGGCCCAGCcctcttctttttgtttgcaAGGGAAACCAGGCCACGTCTGTAACCTCCCCAGAAATCTAATCCCTAAAACAGCCCGTAAGCATGCCGAACTTTCTAAGCGGGTGATGAAACACGTCACTGGTGAAGAAACCTGCCGTCCCAAAGGAGCCGCACACCTGCCCCTGCGCCCCCTGACAACGGGTAAGAAACAAGGGCTGCGGCGGATGCGGCGCTACAACGCCCGGCTCCAAGGGGGCGcgaagccctgcttcaggctgagGGCCCGGGAAGCAGCCGGTACCTCTCCACCTCCTGCAGCTCCCGCTCCTCCGGCTCCCAGTCGGAATCGGGGTCTGGCTCCCGGCCGAGCGTGCCCGGGTCTACCATCCCCCGGGTCGCGAAACCACAGCGAGCCACGGCAGCACGAACACGCGAGCCCAGCAAAAGGTTCAGAGCCACCGCCATGTCGACAAAAACAACCCGGGACAGTccgacaggggcagagagaccggaagcctgggggcggggccggaaGTGGGAGGGCGCGGCGAAAGCCAGGATGGTCGTGCGTGGTTTCCGCTTCCGGCTGAGGGTGCGTTAGCTGGGATTGAACCTCCTTGCGGTTCACCCTTCCGGAGAGGAGCGGTGGCGAGCGTTTACCCTGGAACGCAAGGGCCGGAATGAGCTAGAGAACGCTCCTGGAAAACGccataaactttaataaaaagtcGGAGTCATTTGCCAagagccacccctccgccccaaTGGCTGCCCAGGCCGGCCTGTCTCCGCCACGGCAGGGGGAAGGGCGTCTCCTTGGCGGTCGTCCGATGGCGACTGCCCCGTGCCTTGGGCACTCGGCTCCTCTGGGAAGGGGGCCCCTTGTCGCCAGGATGACCTCCAGCCCCGGGCTGCACCCAGCGTTCAGACCCATCTCCTAGCGATAAATCCAGCCTAAGGTTTGAAGGGCGGAGATGCCGGCCCTGGCTCCTCTTCATCTTTTTAGTCTTTACGGATCTGGAAATAGTCTTAGGGTATTGAGGAATTCTTGATATCTTTGTGTTTTGCCTTGTTCAAGCAGGGTTCCTGGCCAGGACTTTTCAAACTGAAGCCTGGTGGCAGTCTTTCATTTAGCGAAGATTGAAGGCCCTCTGCGCCTTCGGAAACTTGAGGGGGTTCTCCAGGAGAGGTGGAGTGCTGGGCTTCCGTCCTGCATTTACCGGTGGTGGCTGATGTCAAGGAGTGGAGTGGTATGCTGCATCAGGGGCgtagaggcagggcagagagcgAGATCCTGGGCCTTGGGTGCACTGTGTTCGGTGTCTACCACCGAGGGCAAGGTGCAGTGAGTCCATGAGCTACTTGCCACTCTTTCCGGTTGCAGAAGATAGCCCTGCTTTGGGGTTAAAGAAGATGGCACTGATCCTGCCAGGGCTGTGTTTATGGCTTCTAGCCTTCTGCTGGCTTGGCCTTCTGCAGTGGAAACATGGGTCCCCCTGAGTTGGTATTCACAGGAGATTCACTCCCTCTTTACCAACTGTCACCCAATTACCAACACAGAAGAATGGCATCCCTTGCTTCCCTCCAGCATCGTTGCCACACTGTATCGTAATTGTTTACTTGTCTGTTTCCCTGTTGTGTTTGTTGAGTGCTAGGACTGTACTGCCATTTCTCCCAGGGTCCAGTATGTAGAAGGAGGTAATGGGTCCACTACCCATCCCATTCCCACACTGGTGGAAGTGCCCTGTGGTGTTTTGGGACTGTCCCAGCTGTAATGTTTGCCAGTGGGAATTTACACAAGTCAGAGTGACCAGAGCTAGTTTTGCGTACTTACGGCTACTGAGCCTGACTCTGGCACTGGGAAAACAGTGCCTTCCCGATGCTTTCATTGACAACGAAGAGGGGCCGATGGCTGCTCGATCTCCTATCCAGTTGAAGTTCTTGGGCTGTAGATGGCACCAGGAATGATGTGGAATTGCAGCATTCATGCTTGGCCGTGGCCCTGGGATCCTGGGGATCAATTCGTGGGGCCGAACTGGATGCAGGAAGTGAGGAGGGCCCTGCTCTTTGGTGGCCCCTCTCAGGAGGACCAGTGGGACCAGACTCACAGATTGCAGTTCTTGACTGCCCAGCCCGTCCTGGTGAAATCTAGGCTAGAGGAGAAGAGCAGCCCCTTACCACACTTCTTGTGAGGCTGGATGGACTGGAGGAAGAAAATAGGTAACCGAAACGTCTCTTCTAGGCCGTGGCCGCTATGTAACCAATTACTCCTTGGGGGCTCAGCAAAAACAGAAGACCCAACAGGCTTGACACCTGCCCAGGGAACAGTGAATGCGGCAGCTGTTCTCTTGGCCCAAGTCTGTTTGCTTATCTCCCATTAGAGCCACGGCACTGGCAGGGCTAGAGAGAGATTACACAGAAGCCACTGAGGGTGGTGGCCTTCTTATTCGTCAAGCATGAGTTTGGGGTTATTGCAAGACTGGAATAAAGAGAACACATCTCTTGCGAGTAGGTCAGGAGCTGCACTTTGCCGGATGTCATTACTGAACACCAGGGAGCGTGGGAGCAAATGCAAAAGCAACCAAGAGACCCCTTCCCAGCGCCCAGCAGGAGCTGCTCTCCCAGGCTCCGTGCCTGCCAGACACCATCACGTTAGCCTTCTGGGCCGCGGCCACCCCCGTGTGCCGGTGCAGCCCTTGTTCCCTGGTTCTGCGAGATGCTGCGCAGGGACCCTCACCCGATACTCGTGAAGCCTTCTGTGGCCCTGGTGGCTGGGGTGCAGCATGTGGCTGAGTTGCTCTATGATACCGAGGCTTCGGATGAGATTCTCCCTTTGTAGCAGGGCCTTCATCCGCTCCAGCTCCTCCTCTTCCACGATTTCTTGAGGATGCATGGTATCCACGTGTACGGGGAGCAGCTGCGAGGTACATGAGGGCTGAACGCAAGATCTCCGAGAGCGAGTCCCAAACCATCGACGACGATGGCTGCGGGACTCCTGCCTGCTCTGCCTCTGTGCATTCCCTGACCCTAGTGGAAGGTCCCCTTTGCTGTCCGttctcttccccccgcccccagcccccgtTCCGCGAGGTCAGATCCAACGTATTCATTAGgaactcctctccctctccctcccttctctagACCCAACCTATTTCCTGTTGAAAGGCAAGAGCTACCAAAACCCGGGCACCTCTTTCTCCTGGTTCCGGTTCCTGTAAGCCAAGTGGGCGGGAAGTCCCCGGAGCCCGGCCCTGCATCGGCTCTTCTCTCCCGCGGATTCACCCTGGTTCTGGTCCCGGCTCTCCTTCCGCCTCTTATTTCCTGAGGTCTCCTGCTGTTCCTGCTTAAGGCGGATCTCTTCCCGTTGCTGTCTGACAAGACACAGCAGCTTCAGACACCGGAGAGATTATGTTGGGGGGAAGCAGGGTGAGGGGAAGTGGGGACGGGGGAGTGGGAAACCAGATCTGTCTGGGAGGCAGACAAGAGAAGAATGAGGGGGGAAATGGGAAACCTCCTACATGGAGTTACTGAGTCCGCAAGAATTTATGACTCCATTCCTCTTGGCTCAAGTGTCTGGCTTCCTCTCTACCCTGCTGGCGAGCAGTTCAGCTTCAGGAtatggccccccccccccccaagtggaCAGAGGACAAGGCAAGGCAAAGTACCTGGCACACTCCTCTCTAGCCTTGGAAGCAGCAGTCTCCTGGAAGAGGGAGCCGTTGTGCTTGAAGAAGGGCGCGTACTTGTCCGTGTTAGGCCCAGGATAGATCCGCCGGTACCCCCCGAGGTGGGAGTCCTCATGGCGCTCCTGGTCCAGTATCGCTGCGTGCGACAGTTCAGTTTGTTCTCGCCTAGGGAAACCAAGCTCCAGAGTGAGTCGGGAGGGCTCTGAGAATGTTCAGTGGGGAAAAGAAGGCCGGCCAAGGCTTTGAGAACCTTCCGTTAGCTTCACGGCCTTTGTGGCCTCTGCCCACGTAGCGAGGGCTGCGAAGGCCCTCTGGCCAATCCCGCTTGTGTGTAGCCACGGAAATCTGGGCTTGACTTCCAGAAATCTGGTTTTCATCTTAAGTGCAAGCTAGCACTCCAAGTTCTCACAGTCTTCTAGGTTTCTGATCATAGAGTAATCTATGttaattacagaaaaaagaagataaaacctCCCATAATCTTACTGTGCAGTTAGCATATTGGTCATGAGCTTGGACTCGGGGGCGGGACCCCCGAGTCTGAACCCTGGCGTTGCCACCGACTACCTTCCTTTCTGGTTTCTGacaaaaatgggatcatacagcCTTGCTAAATGGCTTCCTAGTAGTCACGTGGTTCTGTGATTGTACTTTCATTTATTAAGTCCAGTCGTTGTGAACCCTTTTCCCCACTGAAAGACATCACTCATGATATAATAGGCACATGTGCAGCCCCACTGTGGGAAGAGCCAGCGTATTTCCAGTAACAGTCCTGCTTCCCCTCCATTCACACATGAgagcgcctactatgtgccaggccctcaGGATGTCCTAGCAAACCAAATACACACGGGCCTGCATATGGCAACCCAGGTGGGGAAGAGAGCACTGTAATAGGAACGCTTCCAATTCCACTCCATTTGTATGTGTTACTAACATTAATTTAGTATCGGCAGCAAATCACCGTGTTGGTAACCCATCttataattaaaacaacagtggGTGAAAGACGCTGATTTAAATAACCTCTTATTGTTGCATGACTagactgttttctgtttcattattataACCTGTCTAGAGGAcctttgttaaaaacaaaaacaaggggcccctgggtggttcagctggtcgAGCGCCTGACTTCCacgcaggtcgtgatctcgtggttcgtgggttagagcctcacatccttgctgacagcagcgagcccgcttcggatcctctgtctccccccgcccccccccccccccgtctgccccatctgccccttccccgctcaccctctgtctctctcgctctcagaaataaacattaaaaaacaaaaccaaaaacaaacagccAATCAAACAGCAAAGAGCTTCTTATGAGCTAATAGAAAATAGCTCTAAGCTGTGTTGCTACACGTAGTAGAGAGAGTGTGAAGGTTACACTACTGTCTAGGTAGGTAAAGGGAGAAAAACATCTGTATAAGTTATTTCTACAGGTATACATTATACGCACACctatgtatgtgtgcgtgcattAACTGCTAAAGCATACACGTGGCATAGGTTGGCTCCTCCGGGGGAAACTGAGTAGCCGGAGAACAGGAAGGGATTCTTCACAGGATCTTTTGAATTTCCAACATACTATCTGTGATACGTAATGCGTCATCTACGCCAAAAAACCCACAATTGTGTTTCACAGCTAATCATTACCCCCAGACTCTCTTCGCCACCTACAGGAGCACTTTTCCCATCAGGAAAGTAATGACAAAGAAGACAGACACGTGGCCCACCTGGCTTCTCGTGGCTGCTGGTGGCACTGGAAAAGGCGCTCCTTGACTCGCCGCTTGTCCTCCTCTATCACCTTCCTTTTGTCACAGCCCCGGAGGTTGACAAGGGTCATGGCATCACAGAGAAGTGCGTCCTTCACTTCGCGATCAAGGCGGGAGTCAGTGGTGAAGCTCGGGGAGTGGTTTACCTGCCAGGAGGAGTCATCATCCCACCCTTCCTACACTGCCTGAGCACGTGTGGCCTCGGGCAGGCCGGACTGGACAGTCCAGGCAAGACATCCCCCTCCAGAGGCCTCGGCCGAGGAGGCTGGATGTTCTGACTTCCAAGGCCACGGGACCCCGCCATAGAGATCCCTCCGGTACACAGGCTGCTGAGAGCAAACCAGACAGCCTGACTCTACAGATACAGTGTCCCTAAAGACAAAAAGATTCCATGGGGGAACACTTGGGATCCAAATCCTGGATCCCCATGGTGGAGGCCAGAGATCACTAGGCTTGGACTCAGCAGGTCAAGAGGGTAGACACCTACTGCCTTCTGCCATTCCTACCCACCCCAGGGCCGCCATGTCCCCCATTCTCTGTTCCACCACCTGACTGCACTCCTAGCCCAGGCGTCC
This window of the Prionailurus viverrinus isolate Anna chromosome B3, UM_Priviv_1.0, whole genome shotgun sequence genome carries:
- the NGRN gene encoding neugrin, whose translation is MAVALNLLLGSRVRAAVARCGFATRGMVDPGTLGREPDPDSDWEPEERELQEVESTLKQQKKAARFQKIRRQMEAPGAPPRTLTWEAMEQIRYLRKEFAESWSVPRLAEGFGVSTHVIRRVLKSKFVPTLEQKLKQDQKVLKKPGLALSFRQLPGSQDSLKPLSASHSGSGSSLMPADETSFKGWGHSTALKVIESNTHSTPRRQKGGDKGIQDPQREHSVPVADLGHGQELQKCSTSDRAGSRRADGDGLPTAKKLEELKAQDPGDQNFSSKVVQRGREFFDSNGNFLYRI
- the TTLL13 gene encoding tubulin polyglutamylase TTLL13 isoform X1, whose amino-acid sequence is MEPDTCKTSESEEDYVEEEDSGEECVKEEATIPSNSSQQQLPKADYKEFRDGVPLSVVAKKIPKKIIAPTDSDDLEVRRRKRRRKHRPLAINLTNCKYESVRRAAQMCGLKEVGEDEEWTVYWTDCSVSLERVMDMKRFQKINHFPGMTEICRKDLLARNLNRMQKLYPTEYNIFPRTWCLPADYGDFQSYGRQRKTRTYICKPDSGCQGRGIFITRSPREIKPGEHMICQQYISKPFLIDGFKFDMRIYVLITSCDPLRIFMYEEGLARFATMPYAEPNNSNLDDVCMHLTNYAINKHNENFVRDDAAGSKRKLSTLNAWLREHGYDPRELWGHIEDIIVKTIISAHSVLRHNYRTCFPHYLSGGTGACFEILGFDILLDHKLKPWLLEVNHSPSFTTDSRLDREVKDALLCDAMTLVNLRGCDKRKVIEEDKRRVKERLFQCHQQPREARREQTELSHAAILDQERHEDSHLGGYRRIYPGPNTDKYAPFFKHNGSLFQETAASKAREECARQQREEIRLKQEQQETSGNKRRKESRDQNQGESAGEKSRCRAGLRGLPAHLAYRNRNQEKELLPVHVDTMHPQEIVEEEELERMKALLQRENLIRSLGIIEQLSHMLHPSHQGHRRLHEYRPRFHQDGLGSQELQSVSLVPLVLLRGATKEQGPPHFLHPVRPHELIPRIPGPRPSMNAAIPHHSWCHLQPKNFNWIGDRAAIGPSSLSMKASGRHCFPSARVRLSSQGQASRRLEAINTALAGSVPSSLTPKQGYLLQPERVASSSWTHCTLPSVVDTEHSAPKAQDLALCPASTPLMQHTTPLLDISHHR